In Trifolium pratense cultivar HEN17-A07 linkage group LG7, ARS_RC_1.1, whole genome shotgun sequence, a genomic segment contains:
- the LOC123898554 gene encoding inositol transporter 4, producing the protein MAEGGHQLADKTEFTECWRRTTESPYIMRLALSAGIGGLLFGYDTGVISGALLYIRDDFEQVDKKTWLQETIVSMAVAGAIFGAAFGGYMNDKMGRKKTIMMADVVFTLGALVMAAAPFPWVIIIGRVLVGLGVGVASMTAPLYISEVSPAKIRGALVSTNGLLITGGQFLSYLVNLAFTKAPGTWRWMLGVAAIPAIVQFILMLSLPESPRWLYRQSKQEEAKVILSKIYRPEEVDDEMKAMHESVEAEKAEEGLIGQTLGQKLKGAWSNDVVRRGLYAGITVQVVQQFVGINTVMYYSPTIVQFAGIASNSTALALSLVTSGLNAFGTILSMILIDRFGRRKLMLVSLVGIFVSLVILSVTFNQAAHHAPPLSYKDSLSFGGNSTCKAYTSAPNFSSWNCMQCLHEECAFCASSENEFLPGACLAAEKNVRGMCRADNRVWFSQGCPSRIGILAVIILGFYIIAYAPGIGTVPWVLNSEIYPLRFRGLGGGIAAVFNWCANLIVSESFLSMIKALGTSGTFLLFAGFSLIGLVAIYLLVPETKGLQFEEVEKLLQKGFRPFPFNSKKDVSKGKEVMEDVA; encoded by the exons ATGGCTGAAGGGGGTCATCAATTAGCTGATAAAACAGAGTTTACAGAATGTTGGCGAAGAACAACTGAATCACCTTATATTATGCGTCTTGCTTTGTCTGCTGGTATTGGTGGTCTTCTTTTTGGTTATGATACAG GTGTGATTTCTGGTGCTTTGTTATATATCCGTGATGACTTTGAACAAGTTGATAAGAAAACATGGCTTCAG GAAACCATTGTTAGTATGGCTGTTGCCGGAGCTATATTTGGTGCTGCATTTGGAGGATACATGAATGACAAAATGGGAAGAAAGAAAACTATTATGATGGCTGATGTGGTGTTCACATTAGGTGCATTAGTTATGGCTGCTGCTCCTTTTCCTTGGGTTATCATTATTGGAAGAGTTTTAGTTGGTTTAGGAGTTGGTGTTGCATCCATGACTGCTCCTCTATATATCTCCGAAGTTTCGCCTGCTAAGATTAGAGGAGCATTAGTAAGTACCAATGGTTTACTTATTACCGGTGGTCAATTCCTCTCTTACCTCGTCAATTTGGCATTTACCAAG GCACCTGGAACCTGGCGTTGGATGCTTGGAGTTGCAGCGATTCCCGCTATAGTGCAGTTCATATTAATGTTGTCCCTCCCCGAGTCACCTAGATGGCTCTACAGACAG AGCAAGCAAGAGGAAGCAAAGGTTATTCTGTCAAAAATTTATCGCCCTGAGGAAGTTGACGACGAGATGAAAGCCATGCATGAATCCGTCGAAGCCGAGAAGGCAGAAGAAGGCTTAATCGGCCAAACTCTCGGACAAAAGCTAAAGGGTGCCTGGTCTAATGATGTAGTTCGAAGAGGGCTCTACGCAGGTATCACTGTCCAAGTTGTTCAACAATTTGTCGGTATTAATACAGTCATGTATTACAGCCCAACCATAGTTCAGTTTGCTGGAATCGCCTCCAACTCCACAGCACTTGCACTTTCCTTGGTTACTTCTGGTCTAAATGCTTTTGGAACTATATTGagcatgattttgattgataGATTCGGAAGGAGAAAGTTGATGCTCGTTTCCTTGGTCGGCATCTTTGTTTCGCTTGTAATATTAAGTGTTACATTCAACCAAGCAGCTCACCATGCCCCTCCACTCAGTTATAAAGATTCCCTTAGCTTTGGTGGGAATTCTACATGCAAGGCTTATACATCTGCACCAAATTTCTCGTCGTGGAATTGTATGCAATGTTTGCATGAAGAATGTGCCTTTTGTGCCAGTAGCGAGAATGAA TTTCTTCCGGGAGCGTGCTTGGCAGCAGAAAAGAATGTCAGAGGCATGTGTCGTGCAGATAATCGTGTATGGTTTTCCCAAGGTTGTCCAAGCAGAATTGGAATCCTTGCAGTTATAATCCTTGGATTCTACATCATAGCATATGCTCCTGGAATTGGAACCGTACCTTGGGTTCTAAACTCCGAGATTTATCCATTAAGGTTCCGAGGACTAGGTGGAGGTATAGCAGCAGTTTTCAACTGGTGTGCTAATCTAATCGTGAGTGAGTCATTCTTAAGCATGATAAAGGCTCTAGGAACTTCTGGAACATTCCTCCTATTCGCAGGATTCTCTTTGATTGGCCTTGTAGCCATTTATTTGTTAGTGCCGGAAACCAAAGGTCTTCAATTCGAAGAGGTTGAGAAATTGCTTCAGAAAGGATTTAGACCTTTCCCGTTCAACAGTAAAAAGGATGTCAGCAAAGGGAAGGAAGTAATGGAAGATGTAGCGTGA
- the LOC123896282 gene encoding uncharacterized protein LOC123896282, which translates to MAGASQPANFSDIRCDIPELRGDNYKVWKERILLHLGWMDIDYAIRKDEPPAITETSTPAAIALYERWERSNRLSVMFIKTKVTAGIRGSVDQHENVRDLLKAIDDQFVTSEKALASTLIMKFSSYRLTSVKGVREHIMKMRDISAQLKKLEVDMSESFLVHYILNSLPAEYGQMVNQ; encoded by the exons ATGGCTGGAG CTTCTCAACCTGCTAATTTTTCTGATATTCGATGTGACATTCCCGAGCTCAGAGGAGATAACTATAAGGTGTGGAAGGAAAGGATTCTCCTCCATTTAGGGTGGATGGACATAGACTATGCTATTAGGAAAGACGAACCACCTGCAATTACTGAAACAAGTACTCCAGCTGCAATTGCACTATATGAGCGGTGGGAGAGATCTAACCGGCTCAGTGTAATGTTCATTAAGACTAAGGTTACCGCTGGAATTCGTGGTTCTGTCGATCAGCATGAGAATGTCCGTGATTTGCTGAAAGCCATTGACGATCAGTTCGTCACTTCAGAAAAGGCTTTAGCAAGTACCTTGATTATGAAGTTTTCTTCCTACCGACTCACCAGTGTGAAAGGTGTGCGCGAACATATAATGAAAATGCGCGACATTTCAGCTCAACTTAAGAAACTTGAGGTTGATATGTCTGAGTCCTTCCTGGTGCACTACATTCTGAACTCTCTTCCAGCTGAGTACGG ACAAATGGTCAATCAATGA